One Nitrospirota bacterium DNA segment encodes these proteins:
- a CDS encoding SoxR reducing system RseC family protein, translating to MVKFKIVEEVGVVKGINGSLATVSVPKKSSCEGCTLKTCRPADQFMEIEALNPVAARIGQKVRITMKPHTYLRGSIIVYGIPAASLIAGAVVGKELLSSFFPGLDPDTVSALSGVGAFVASFLLIKAWSRRDFGKSDCTPVIKEILNDQTG from the coding sequence ATGGTAAAATTCAAAATTGTGGAAGAAGTTGGCGTTGTGAAGGGCATCAATGGCTCCCTCGCAACGGTTTCTGTACCGAAGAAGAGTTCCTGCGAGGGATGCACACTGAAGACATGCAGACCGGCGGATCAATTCATGGAAATAGAGGCATTGAATCCTGTGGCTGCCCGGATCGGGCAGAAAGTGAGGATCACAATGAAGCCCCATACGTATCTCAGGGGATCGATCATCGTCTACGGCATCCCTGCTGCTTCCCTGATTGCAGGTGCTGTCGTGGGGAAGGAGCTGCTCAGCAGCTTTTTTCCGGGTCTTGATCCGGATACGGTATCTGCACTCTCCGGGGTTGGTGCTTTTGTAGCATCCTTTCTCCTGATAAAGGCATGGAGCAGACGGGATTTCGGAAAGTCTGACTGCACGCCGGTAATCAAGGAAATACTGAATGACCAGACGGGTTGA
- a CDS encoding 2Fe-2S iron-sulfur cluster-binding protein, which yields MRLRINGKYHEIDVGPDETLLPILRDRLSLLGSVTLCRKGECGACIVLVSNKPQKACQTKISSLDGDRIRTIEGIPQDHPVKRAWEQEQVKECDYCKGGQIMRAVALLARMLNPSKEDIKEALNTDGCACGEDPRIIKAINWASKYSYDS from the coding sequence ATGAGACTCAGGATTAACGGCAAATACCATGAGATTGATGTAGGTCCTGACGAGACATTGTTGCCTATTCTCAGGGACCGTCTCAGTCTTCTGGGTTCTGTGACGTTATGCCGTAAGGGGGAATGCGGCGCCTGTATCGTTCTCGTAAGCAATAAGCCGCAAAAGGCCTGCCAGACAAAAATCAGCAGCCTTGACGGTGACAGGATCAGGACGATAGAGGGTATTCCGCAGGACCATCCGGTAAAAAGGGCATGGGAGCAGGAGCAGGTCAAAGAGTGCGATTACTGCAAGGGCGGACAGATTATGCGGGCTGTAGCGCTCCTTGCGAGAATGCTGAATCCTTCAAAAGAGGATATCAAGGAAGCCCTGAATACCGACGGCTGTGCCTGCGGGGAGGATCCGAGGATAATCAAGGCGATCAACTGGGCATCGAAATACTCGTATGATTCGTGA
- a CDS encoding aspartate kinase, with protein sequence MLIVQKYGGTSVGSLERIQSVARRVADTRNQGNDVVVIVSAMSGETDKLINLAHLISSTPDEREMDLLLSSGERISAALTAMAVNELGFRSMSFTGRQVGIITDQAHTKAKIERISGERVRKALEKGIIPVIAGFQGVTETSDVTTLGRGGSDLSAVAIAAALQADLCEIYTDVDGVYTTDPNIVPDAQKLDKISYEEMLELASLGAKVLQTRSVEFAKKYGIPVVVRSSFNNNPGTLVVKEDEDMEKVVVSGVAYDKNQAKVTAIAVHDKPGVAAKLFNAIAEANIVVDMIVQNISSDGNSTDISFTVPKADSRKAMKITRDIVSEIGADDVKVRDDIAKVSIIGVGMRTHSGVAAKMFETLAKNNINIMMISTSEIKISCIVDSKYTELAVRVLHDAFKLGTGEQPKSGATGKAASRKRSKG encoded by the coding sequence ATGCTCATTGTGCAGAAATATGGCGGTACCTCAGTCGGCAGCCTTGAACGAATACAGTCTGTGGCAAGGCGCGTTGCCGATACAAGGAATCAGGGAAACGATGTGGTCGTTATCGTATCCGCAATGTCGGGAGAAACTGACAAACTGATAAATCTTGCGCACCTGATTTCTTCAACTCCGGATGAACGAGAAATGGACCTCCTGCTTTCCTCGGGAGAACGCATCAGCGCTGCGCTTACGGCGATGGCGGTCAACGAACTGGGCTTCAGGTCAATGTCTTTTACCGGACGTCAGGTCGGGATTATTACGGACCAGGCGCATACGAAGGCAAAGATAGAGAGGATCTCCGGAGAACGGGTGAGAAAGGCGCTGGAAAAGGGCATCATCCCTGTTATTGCGGGGTTCCAGGGTGTAACAGAAACCTCTGATGTAACGACCCTCGGACGGGGAGGGTCTGATCTGAGCGCAGTTGCCATTGCCGCAGCGCTGCAGGCAGACCTCTGTGAGATCTATACGGATGTCGACGGAGTGTATACCACAGATCCGAATATCGTCCCTGACGCACAAAAACTCGATAAGATATCGTATGAGGAGATGCTCGAACTGGCGAGTCTGGGCGCTAAGGTGCTCCAGACGCGGTCTGTTGAATTTGCAAAAAAATACGGGATTCCTGTGGTGGTCAGATCGAGTTTCAACAATAACCCCGGCACGCTCGTGGTTAAGGAGGATGAGGATATGGAAAAGGTTGTTGTTTCAGGTGTTGCCTATGACAAGAATCAGGCGAAAGTGACCGCGATTGCGGTACATGACAAGCCGGGGGTTGCGGCGAAGCTCTTTAATGCCATCGCAGAGGCAAATATCGTTGTTGACATGATCGTGCAGAACATAAGCAGTGACGGCAACTCGACAGATATATCCTTCACGGTACCGAAGGCCGACAGCAGGAAGGCCATGAAGATTACAAGGGATATCGTTTCCGAAATCGGGGCCGACGATGTGAAGGTGAGAGATGATATTGCGAAGGTCTCCATAATAGGGGTTGGGATGAGGACCCACTCGGGTGTTGCGGCAAAAATGTTCGAGACGCTTGCGAAAAACAATATCAATATCATGATGATAAGCACTTCCGAGATAAAGATCTCCTGTATCGTTGATTCAAAATATACCGAACTCGCGGTGCGCGTTCTTCACGATGCGTTTAAGCTGGGTACCGGCGAACAGCCAAAATCAGGGGCGACCGGCAAGGCTGCTTCCAGAAAAAGATCAAAGGGATAG
- a CDS encoding ASKHA domain-containing protein, with product MDIVLSTGKQLDIKSGETLLQAFKRQGVYLVASCGGKGSCGKCRIRVMEGEYRAASPGKLDPADIRSGIALACQTFPRENLLIDIPKESLLTVGDTIETARSENLLELFQTLDSTISPLVHMIHLNIPPPTIDNNISDLERLQKAAEEKGVEGLRFSHDFVSSLARSLRDAGWNIDLFWTDRQEALFIAPHRDRKRCGIAVDIGTTTLVLYLISLEDGRILDVSSTYNSQMRYGDDVITRIVHATEGGGLEDLRNAVITDINDLLAPVIERHSLTAEDIESAVIAGNTTMSHLFWGLTPEHIRAEPYTPTAGLFPPWHAGTAGIRVNGHAPVYTVPCVASYVGGDIVAGVLASSMHRSDEISLFMDIGTNGEIVIGNREWLVTAACSAGPCFEGSGIRHGMRATEGAIASIQLAPETFEPVFQVIGNGKPQGICGSGMIDALTEMFLGGVIDQKGKFVQGVSAERIREGIEGPEFLFSTDGRREIVLTGVDIENILRAKAAMFAGVSLLLKKVGLGLDDIRHVYIAGGFGNYLNVDKAIIIGMLPDIPREKYSFLGNTSVAGAYLCLLSGKMRREAEEIARTMTNIELSVSRRFMDEYMSALFLPHTDISLFPTVQKLLRK from the coding sequence ATGGATATCGTATTATCGACCGGCAAACAGCTCGACATCAAAAGCGGGGAAACCCTTCTGCAGGCTTTCAAACGTCAGGGTGTGTATCTCGTTGCCTCCTGCGGCGGGAAGGGATCATGCGGCAAGTGTCGCATCAGAGTCATGGAAGGTGAGTACAGAGCAGCATCACCGGGCAAACTCGACCCGGCCGACATACGGTCAGGAATTGCTCTGGCCTGCCAGACATTTCCACGGGAAAATCTCCTTATCGACATCCCCAAGGAATCCCTGCTGACTGTGGGAGATACAATCGAAACAGCACGGTCTGAAAATCTCCTTGAACTCTTCCAGACCCTCGACAGTACAATTTCTCCCCTTGTGCACATGATCCACCTGAATATCCCTCCGCCGACAATTGACAACAATATCAGCGATCTTGAAAGACTGCAGAAAGCGGCTGAGGAAAAGGGTGTGGAAGGCCTCAGGTTTTCCCACGATTTTGTCTCTTCCCTTGCCCGCTCCCTCAGGGATGCAGGATGGAATATCGATCTTTTCTGGACCGACAGGCAAGAAGCACTCTTTATTGCACCCCACCGCGACAGGAAACGTTGCGGGATTGCCGTTGATATCGGCACCACCACCCTGGTTCTGTACCTCATCAGCTTGGAGGACGGGAGGATTCTTGATGTCAGTTCGACCTATAACTCGCAGATGCGGTACGGAGACGACGTCATCACAAGGATCGTGCATGCAACCGAAGGCGGGGGCCTCGAAGATCTGAGGAATGCAGTGATAACCGATATCAACGACCTGCTCGCACCTGTTATTGAAAGACATTCTCTCACTGCTGAAGACATTGAGTCTGCAGTGATAGCGGGGAATACGACCATGTCCCATCTCTTCTGGGGACTTACCCCTGAGCATATCCGTGCAGAGCCTTACACCCCGACCGCGGGACTCTTCCCCCCGTGGCATGCCGGCACCGCGGGAATTCGCGTCAACGGACATGCTCCGGTCTACACGGTTCCCTGCGTTGCCAGTTACGTCGGAGGCGACATCGTAGCCGGGGTTCTCGCCTCATCAATGCATCGCAGCGACGAGATATCGCTCTTTATGGACATCGGCACCAACGGTGAGATTGTAATCGGGAACAGGGAATGGCTTGTGACCGCCGCATGTTCTGCAGGTCCATGCTTTGAGGGGAGCGGCATCAGGCACGGCATGAGGGCGACCGAAGGGGCCATTGCATCCATACAGCTTGCACCGGAAACATTCGAGCCTGTTTTCCAAGTAATCGGAAACGGCAAGCCGCAGGGGATATGCGGCTCCGGCATGATTGATGCCCTGACAGAGATGTTTCTGGGAGGAGTCATTGACCAGAAAGGAAAGTTCGTGCAGGGGGTGTCTGCAGAACGCATCAGGGAAGGAATCGAAGGGCCGGAGTTCCTTTTCTCCACCGACGGGAGGAGGGAAATCGTACTGACAGGAGTAGACATCGAGAATATCCTGAGGGCAAAAGCCGCAATGTTCGCGGGTGTTTCCCTTCTTCTGAAAAAAGTGGGACTTGGCTTAGATGATATCCGGCATGTGTATATTGCCGGAGGATTCGGCAACTACCTGAATGTCGACAAGGCGATCATTATCGGCATGCTGCCGGATATCCCGAGAGAGAAATATTCGTTTCTCGGCAACACCTCTGTGGCCGGGGCATATCTCTGCCTGCTGTCCGGAAAAATGCGCAGAGAGGCAGAAGAGATTGCCCGCACAATGACCAATATCGAACTCTCGGTTTCCAGAAGGTTTATGGACGAGTACATGTCTGCACTTTTCCTGCCGCATACTGATATCAGTCTTTTCCCGACAGTGCAGAAACTCCTCCGGAAATAA
- the mltG gene encoding endolytic transglycosylase MltG: MKKNVSALLAGGILFLLLYAGIQLLMPLPIANRNIEVQIPKGATFRQAIDLFSEKGVIRDRNLFLLIARVTGIDRKIKAGYYSIYGSMNALDLLNVLRKGQIVEYEITVIEGDSLGEISDKLAERGIVSKERFFQLATDRHFLYSYEIDAPSLEGYLFPDTYKIPKGMAPEDALGMMINTLREKLTFEMSERAEELGLSENEILTLASIIEKEAATDEERALISAVYHNRLRKKIPLQADPTAIYGIKRSKEGVTAGDLRRKTPYNTYTIKGLPPGPIASPGLKSIIASLHPADVPYIYFVSNNDGTHSFSVTAREHEVAVRAYREKKQMEKEKKKQETVLRDETS; this comes from the coding sequence ATGAAGAAAAATGTTTCGGCACTTCTTGCCGGCGGTATTCTGTTTCTGCTTCTGTATGCCGGGATACAGCTTCTTATGCCACTCCCCATTGCAAACAGGAATATCGAAGTGCAGATTCCGAAGGGAGCGACCTTCAGGCAGGCCATAGACCTCTTTTCAGAAAAGGGCGTCATCAGGGACAGGAATCTCTTCCTGCTGATCGCACGGGTAACCGGTATAGACAGAAAAATAAAGGCAGGATACTATTCCATTTACGGGTCAATGAATGCCCTTGACCTTCTGAACGTCCTGAGAAAAGGACAGATTGTCGAATACGAGATCACGGTTATCGAAGGCGATTCCCTGGGGGAAATATCGGACAAACTGGCTGAAAGGGGGATTGTTTCGAAGGAGCGTTTTTTCCAGCTCGCCACTGACAGGCATTTCCTCTATTCCTATGAAATAGATGCTCCTTCACTGGAGGGCTACCTTTTCCCGGACACTTACAAAATCCCGAAGGGAATGGCACCCGAAGATGCGTTAGGCATGATGATCAACACACTGAGGGAAAAACTCACCTTTGAAATGTCGGAGAGAGCAGAAGAACTCGGATTGTCCGAAAACGAGATACTGACCCTCGCGTCCATTATCGAAAAAGAGGCAGCAACCGATGAAGAGCGTGCCCTGATTTCCGCCGTATACCATAACAGGCTCAGAAAGAAAATCCCTCTCCAGGCAGATCCGACCGCGATCTACGGCATCAAACGATCGAAAGAGGGAGTGACTGCAGGCGACCTGAGGCGAAAAACCCCATACAACACGTACACGATAAAAGGCCTGCCTCCCGGACCTATTGCTTCCCCCGGGTTAAAATCCATTATTGCATCACTCCATCCAGCCGATGTCCCGTACATCTATTTTGTCTCAAATAATGACGGCACCCATAGTTTTTCTGTTACCGCACGGGAACATGAGGTCGCAGTGCGTGCATACCGCGAGAAAAAACAGATGGAGAAGGAGAAAAAGAAACAGGAAACGGTTCTCAGGGATGAAACCTCGTAA
- the panC gene encoding pantoate--beta-alanine ligase produces MEVIRIPRVMQNSVIGCLRRGKTIGLVPTMGALHDGHLSLARRARHENDITVVSIFVNPIQFGPSEDFQRYPRDIEGDTEKLAREEVDVLFLPDASLMYPAGFSTYIDVENVSEGLCGALRPGHFRGVATVVTKLFNLVKPTRAYFGQKDFQQTVVIRRLARDLDMDIEVVICPTVRERDGLAMSSRNSYLGKEEREAATILYRSLKEASVLINSGIIQADILKKAMQDMLRKEPAVSAIDYAGVYDPESLRELSEIHRDVLLAIAARIGNTRLIDNMLVSARKER; encoded by the coding sequence ATGGAAGTCATCAGAATCCCGCGCGTCATGCAGAACAGTGTTATTGGCTGTCTGCGTCGCGGAAAGACCATAGGGCTTGTTCCGACCATGGGAGCTCTTCATGACGGTCATCTCAGCCTTGCAAGAAGGGCAAGACATGAGAACGACATCACTGTGGTGAGCATTTTCGTAAATCCGATTCAGTTCGGCCCTTCAGAGGATTTTCAGAGATACCCGAGGGACATTGAGGGCGACACGGAAAAACTGGCGAGGGAAGAAGTTGACGTCCTGTTTCTGCCGGATGCATCTCTGATGTATCCGGCTGGATTCTCAACATATATTGATGTAGAAAATGTTTCAGAAGGTCTCTGCGGTGCCCTCCGTCCCGGTCATTTCAGGGGAGTCGCTACCGTCGTTACCAAACTCTTCAATCTCGTGAAACCGACAAGGGCATATTTTGGCCAGAAGGATTTCCAGCAGACTGTGGTTATCAGAAGGCTGGCAAGGGACCTTGATATGGATATCGAAGTCGTCATATGCCCGACAGTCAGGGAACGGGATGGCCTCGCAATGAGTTCAAGGAATTCCTATCTGGGTAAAGAAGAGAGGGAAGCGGCAACCATTCTTTACAGGAGCCTGAAGGAGGCTTCCGTGTTGATCAATTCTGGTATAATACAAGCTGATATTCTCAAAAAAGCTATGCAGGATATGCTCAGAAAAGAACCTGCGGTATCAGCGATTGATTATGCCGGCGTCTATGATCCTGAATCACTCCGGGAGCTTTCCGAGATTCACCGTGACGTGCTGCTTGCGATTGCGGCAAGAATCGGGAATACGAGGCTCATAGACAATATGCTGGTAAGTGCAAGGAAAGAGAGGTAG
- the ispG gene encoding flavodoxin-dependent (E)-4-hydroxy-3-methylbut-2-enyl-diphosphate synthase — translation MKPRKKTRVVHVGNVPVGGRHPVIVQSMTKTDTADIKTTVRQIRSLESSGCEIIRLAVPDMNAAKALGKIRQAISIPMIADIHFDWRLAVEAVRQGVDGLRINPGNIGARWKIREVVAAASDNRIPVRIGVNAGSLEKDLLRRYGHPSPEALVESAGRHVQILESLGFTDIKVSLKASDVLRTVEAYTLFSKKYRYPLHIGISEAGPPSTGIVKSAVGLGILLAEGIGDTIRVSLTARPEEEVRVAYAILGSLGIRKRGVDIISCPTCGRCRINLKKLVRKVEDRVKQLDGPLTLAVMGCVVNGPGEAREADFGIAGGRGKGIVFKRGKIVRQVEEKDLLSALFEEAEI, via the coding sequence ATGAAACCTCGTAAAAAAACAAGAGTAGTGCATGTCGGCAATGTGCCTGTCGGCGGAAGGCACCCGGTGATCGTCCAGTCCATGACGAAAACGGACACCGCGGATATAAAAACAACGGTCAGGCAGATCAGGTCACTTGAATCCTCCGGATGTGAAATAATACGGCTTGCAGTGCCTGACATGAACGCGGCAAAAGCCCTTGGAAAAATACGGCAGGCCATTTCAATCCCCATGATAGCCGATATCCATTTTGACTGGAGGCTCGCCGTCGAAGCTGTCAGGCAGGGTGTTGACGGCCTCAGGATCAATCCCGGGAACATAGGAGCACGGTGGAAAATCAGGGAGGTCGTTGCTGCTGCTTCTGACAACAGGATACCTGTAAGGATCGGTGTGAACGCAGGCTCGCTTGAAAAAGACCTGCTCCGCAGATATGGACACCCTTCACCGGAGGCTCTTGTGGAAAGCGCGGGAAGACATGTGCAGATACTTGAAAGTCTCGGATTTACCGATATCAAGGTGTCTCTGAAGGCATCTGACGTGCTGAGGACCGTCGAGGCGTACACCCTGTTTTCAAAAAAATACCGCTATCCCCTTCATATCGGGATTTCAGAGGCCGGCCCGCCTTCCACCGGGATCGTGAAGAGCGCTGTCGGACTGGGAATCCTTCTCGCTGAAGGCATTGGTGACACCATACGGGTATCCCTCACGGCGAGACCGGAGGAGGAAGTAAGGGTAGCCTATGCAATACTCGGATCACTCGGCATCAGAAAGAGGGGTGTTGACATCATTTCCTGTCCAACCTGCGGCAGATGCAGAATCAACCTGAAAAAGCTTGTGCGGAAAGTAGAAGACAGGGTAAAGCAGCTTGATGGACCGCTCACGCTTGCGGTTATGGGGTGTGTCGTCAACGGTCCCGGAGAAGCAAGGGAAGCGGATTTCGGCATCGCGGGAGGCAGGGGGAAAGGAATTGTTTTTAAAAGGGGGAAGATCGTCAGGCAGGTTGAGGAAAAAGATCTCCTGAGCGCTCTCTTTGAAGAAGCGGAAATATAA
- the groL gene encoding chaperonin GroEL (60 kDa chaperone family; promotes refolding of misfolded polypeptides especially under stressful conditions; forms two stacked rings of heptamers to form a barrel-shaped 14mer; ends can be capped by GroES; misfolded proteins enter the barrel where they are refolded when GroES binds), producing the protein MAKQLIFDEAARSAILKGVSVLTDAVKATLGPKGRNAILDKKYGAPTITKDGVTVAKEIELKDPWENMGAQLVREVASKTSDTAGDGTTTATVLAHAIYREGMKNVVAGANPMDIKRGIEKAVEAVVEELKKQSKPVQDKKEIAQVGTISANNDASIGELIAEAMDKVGKDGVITVEEAKSMATTLDVVEGMQFDRGYTSPYFITDPERMVCVLEDVSILIHEKKISSMKDLLPLLEQTAKMGKPLLILAEEVEGEALATLVVNKLRGTLQVCAVKAPGFGDRRKAMLEDIAVLTGGTVITEDLGIKLENIKMSDLGKAKKVNIDKENTTIVEGAGDSAKIQGRVKQIKTQIEETTSDYDREKLQERLAKLVGGVAVINVGAATETEMKEKKARVEDALNATRAAVEEGIIPGGGVALLRCLPALKSLKLHNDRQIGVEIIRRALEEPIRQIVNNAGIEGSVVVEKVKHAKDVNSGFDADKEEYVDMIKAGIIDPTKVTRYALQNAASVAALMLTTSVMITDIPEEKPEPPMPPGGGMGGMY; encoded by the coding sequence ATGGCTAAACAGCTTATCTTTGATGAGGCAGCAAGAAGTGCGATACTGAAGGGCGTGAGTGTGCTCACGGATGCCGTGAAGGCAACGCTGGGCCCTAAAGGAAGAAACGCCATACTGGACAAGAAATACGGCGCTCCGACAATCACAAAGGACGGAGTTACCGTTGCAAAGGAAATCGAACTGAAAGACCCGTGGGAAAATATGGGCGCCCAGCTCGTAAGGGAAGTTGCGTCAAAGACATCCGATACCGCCGGTGACGGCACAACCACAGCCACAGTGCTTGCGCACGCAATCTACAGGGAAGGGATGAAGAATGTCGTGGCAGGCGCAAATCCCATGGATATCAAACGCGGGATCGAAAAAGCGGTTGAGGCCGTGGTCGAAGAGCTGAAAAAACAGAGCAAGCCGGTGCAGGACAAGAAAGAGATCGCCCAGGTCGGCACAATCTCTGCAAACAACGATGCATCTATCGGCGAACTGATTGCAGAGGCGATGGACAAGGTCGGCAAAGACGGTGTCATCACGGTTGAGGAAGCAAAGAGCATGGCCACCACGCTTGACGTTGTCGAAGGCATGCAGTTTGACAGGGGGTACACCTCTCCTTACTTCATCACAGATCCTGAAAGGATGGTCTGCGTACTCGAGGATGTTTCCATCCTTATCCATGAAAAGAAAATCTCGAGCATGAAGGACCTTCTTCCGCTTCTCGAGCAGACCGCGAAGATGGGAAAACCGCTCCTGATTCTCGCTGAGGAAGTTGAGGGAGAAGCCCTCGCAACACTCGTTGTTAACAAACTTCGCGGAACTCTTCAGGTATGTGCGGTCAAAGCTCCGGGTTTCGGCGACAGACGCAAGGCAATGCTCGAGGATATTGCGGTACTGACAGGTGGCACAGTGATTACGGAAGACCTCGGGATTAAGCTCGAGAACATCAAGATGTCTGATCTCGGAAAGGCCAAGAAGGTCAATATTGACAAAGAAAACACCACCATTGTCGAAGGTGCGGGAGACTCTGCCAAAATCCAGGGAAGGGTCAAACAGATCAAGACCCAGATTGAGGAGACGACATCGGATTACGACAGGGAAAAGCTCCAGGAAAGGCTCGCAAAGCTTGTAGGCGGGGTTGCGGTCATCAATGTCGGCGCCGCCACAGAAACAGAAATGAAAGAGAAAAAGGCGCGTGTTGAAGACGCACTGAACGCAACAAGGGCAGCCGTTGAAGAAGGCATCATCCCCGGCGGAGGAGTTGCGCTTCTGAGGTGCCTTCCTGCACTCAAATCCCTAAAGCTGCATAATGACAGGCAGATAGGTGTCGAAATTATCAGAAGGGCCCTCGAGGAACCCATAAGGCAGATCGTGAACAATGCAGGGATTGAAGGTTCTGTGGTAGTCGAGAAAGTAAAACATGCTAAAGATGTGAACTCCGGGTTTGATGCTGACAAGGAAGAGTATGTAGATATGATTAAGGCCGGTATCATCGACCCGACGAAGGTCACAAGGTATGCACTCCAGAATGCCGCATCAGTTGCGGCACTGATGCTGACCACGTCAGTGATGATTACGGATATTCCTGAAGAAAAGCCTGAACCCCCGATGCCTCCGGGCGGCGGAATGGGCGGCATGTACTAA
- the cimA gene encoding citramalate synthase, translating to MRKIEIYDTTLRDGAQSEDISFSVEDKLRITEKLDELGVHFVEGGWPGANPRDIEYFKKAKRLKLKHSMVVAFGSTHRPRHKVAEDMLMKALLDSKAKIITIFGKTWDFHVREALKVSLEENLDIIHDSVAYLKKHVAKVFFDAEHFFDGYGDNPEYALKCLIAAEKAGADCLVLCDTNGGTLPHDIRRIIREIKKDTKSSLGIHAHNDSECAVANSVIAIETGASQVQGTMNGLGERCGNANLCSIIPNLQIKLGLDCISPDQLRRLRDVSRYVNEISNMRHFKRQPFVGDSAFAHKAGMHVSAVRKRPETYEHIRPNQVGNSQRVLISDLAGKSNILRKAEEFGIHLNPDSPQLQDIVTTLKKLENEGFQFEGAEASFELLMKKALGLHKRFFDLIGFRIIVEKRKEGEYPFSEATIMVKVGGHIEHTAATGNGPVNAIDHALRKALDKFYPALKNVKLHDYKVRVLAAGKGTSAKVRVLVESGDDEKRWGTVGVSENIIEASYQALVDSIEYKLLKEHL from the coding sequence ATGCGGAAAATAGAAATATACGATACCACCTTGCGGGACGGAGCACAGTCAGAGGATATCTCGTTTTCTGTTGAGGATAAGCTTCGCATTACCGAAAAGCTCGACGAACTTGGGGTCCATTTTGTGGAAGGGGGCTGGCCCGGAGCAAATCCGAGGGATATCGAGTATTTCAAAAAAGCGAAGAGACTGAAGCTGAAGCATTCGATGGTCGTTGCCTTCGGGAGTACGCACCGGCCACGACACAAGGTTGCAGAAGATATGCTGATGAAGGCCCTGCTTGATTCGAAGGCAAAAATCATCACGATATTCGGAAAAACATGGGATTTCCACGTAAGAGAGGCCCTGAAGGTATCGCTCGAAGAAAATCTCGATATTATCCATGATTCGGTTGCATACCTGAAAAAGCATGTGGCAAAGGTATTCTTTGATGCAGAGCATTTTTTTGACGGGTACGGGGACAACCCGGAATATGCGCTGAAATGCCTTATTGCAGCCGAAAAGGCCGGTGCCGACTGCCTTGTGCTCTGCGATACCAACGGAGGTACGCTGCCTCATGACATAAGAAGGATTATCCGGGAAATCAAAAAGGATACGAAGAGTTCTCTCGGCATCCACGCGCACAATGACTCTGAGTGTGCTGTTGCCAATTCGGTCATCGCCATAGAGACAGGGGCGTCTCAGGTGCAGGGTACCATGAACGGGCTCGGTGAGCGCTGCGGCAACGCGAACCTGTGTTCGATAATCCCCAATCTGCAGATCAAGCTCGGACTGGACTGCATCAGCCCTGATCAGCTGAGAAGGTTGCGTGACGTTTCCCGGTATGTGAACGAAATAAGCAACATGAGGCATTTCAAAAGGCAGCCTTTTGTTGGTGACAGCGCCTTTGCCCACAAGGCAGGCATGCATGTCAGCGCCGTGAGGAAGAGGCCCGAGACATATGAACACATAAGGCCGAACCAGGTCGGAAATTCCCAGAGGGTTTTGATATCAGATCTTGCGGGCAAGAGCAACATACTGCGAAAGGCGGAGGAATTCGGGATACATCTCAATCCTGATTCACCGCAATTGCAGGATATTGTCACTACCCTGAAAAAGCTGGAGAATGAAGGGTTCCAGTTTGAGGGCGCGGAGGCTTCGTTCGAGCTCCTGATGAAAAAGGCCCTCGGGCTTCACAAAAGATTTTTTGACCTTATAGGGTTCAGGATTATTGTGGAAAAGCGCAAAGAAGGGGAATATCCGTTCAGTGAGGCGACTATCATGGTTAAGGTGGGGGGGCATATCGAGCATACCGCGGCAACAGGCAACGGTCCTGTGAATGCGATTGACCATGCCCTGAGAAAAGCGCTTGACAAGTTCTATCCCGCACTGAAAAACGTAAAACTTCACGATTACAAGGTCCGTGTCCTTGCCGCAGGCAAGGGTACATCTGCGAAGGTAAGAGTCCTGGTTGAATCAGGTGATGACGAAAAACGATGGGGGACTGTCGGAGTATCAGAAAATATCATCGAGGCGTCCTATCAGGCACTTGTTGACAGTATAGAGTACAAGCTCCTTAAAGAGCACCTTTAG